From Streptomyces sp. NBC_00775, one genomic window encodes:
- a CDS encoding ABC transporter substrate-binding protein yields MRTRLLAVLAVFGLLLAACTGGSGGRSGGVITLHFQSLAWQQESVAANKELVKEWNAAHPDVKVEYVQGSWDSVHDQLLTSFEGGEAPDIIHDASDDLADFAYGGYLADLRELLPERLKSDIPQHSWETATFGGGIYGVPFLQEPRVLIANAKWLRQSGVRIPTPRKPWTWDEFRTIAKQLTGDGKYGVAWPLREPVSATLNLSLSTGGQMFHRGEDGKVTVRFDAADEVVPRTVRDEVNADQSASGATLGMGGSDTLPGFFGGKYAMVPLGFSYRQQIAQQAPKGFDWQVLPAPAGADGLTQGVSPQTLSIAEDSPHKKEAAEFIDFLLQPKNMVRLALGDWMLPTGTEALKDPALHTAKDDWATGTALAAHLRSAPAQSVRGYPEWKDKVATPAFQEYYSGAIDLGELHQRLVRDGNLVLARYQR; encoded by the coding sequence ATGCGGACGAGACTCCTGGCCGTCCTGGCCGTCTTCGGCCTGCTGCTCGCCGCGTGCACGGGCGGCAGCGGTGGCCGATCGGGCGGAGTGATCACCCTCCACTTCCAGTCCCTCGCCTGGCAGCAGGAGTCCGTCGCCGCCAACAAGGAGCTCGTGAAGGAGTGGAACGCGGCGCATCCGGACGTCAAGGTCGAGTACGTACAGGGGAGTTGGGACAGCGTCCACGACCAGCTGCTCACCTCCTTCGAGGGTGGTGAGGCGCCCGACATCATCCATGACGCCTCGGACGACCTCGCGGACTTCGCGTACGGCGGCTATCTCGCCGATCTGCGGGAGCTGCTGCCCGAGCGGCTCAAGTCCGACATCCCGCAGCACAGTTGGGAGACGGCGACCTTCGGGGGAGGGATCTACGGCGTGCCGTTCCTCCAGGAGCCGCGCGTTCTGATCGCCAACGCCAAGTGGCTCCGTCAGTCGGGCGTCCGCATTCCCACTCCGCGGAAGCCGTGGACCTGGGACGAGTTCCGCACGATCGCGAAGCAGCTGACCGGCGACGGTAAGTACGGCGTCGCGTGGCCGCTCAGGGAACCGGTCTCGGCGACGCTCAATCTCTCCCTCTCCACGGGCGGGCAGATGTTCCACCGGGGCGAGGACGGCAAGGTGACGGTCCGCTTCGACGCGGCTGACGAAGTGGTGCCGCGGACCGTGCGCGACGAGGTGAACGCGGACCAGAGCGCGTCGGGCGCGACCCTCGGCATGGGCGGCTCCGACACCCTGCCCGGATTCTTCGGCGGCAAGTACGCGATGGTCCCGCTCGGCTTCTCCTACCGCCAGCAGATCGCGCAGCAGGCCCCGAAGGGCTTCGACTGGCAGGTGCTGCCCGCCCCGGCCGGCGCGGACGGGCTCACCCAGGGCGTCAGCCCCCAGACCCTGTCCATCGCCGAGGACAGCCCGCACAAGAAGGAGGCCGCCGAGTTCATCGACTTCCTGCTCCAGCCGAAGAACATGGTCCGGCTCGCTCTTGGCGACTGGATGCTGCCCACCGGTACCGAGGCCCTCAAGGACCCCGCCCTGCACACCGCCAAGGACGACTGGGCGACCGGCACCGCCCTCGCCGCCCACCTCCGCTCGGCGCCCGCCCAGTCCGTCCGCGGCTACCCGGAGTGGAAGGACAAGGTCGCGACCCCCGCGTTCCAGGAGTACTACAGCGGGGCGATCGATCTCGGGGAACTCCACCAACGCCTGGTGAGGGACGGCAACCTGGTGCTGGCCCGCTATCAGCGCTGA
- a CDS encoding carbohydrate ABC transporter permease, translating to MKTSKGARAGQYLALLGYLVFLAFPFLWLISTAFKPARELASLHPTWIPKDPTLANFRQAFDEQPLLRAALNSLIAALGAAVVAVVIATPMAYVMARHRTLLAKAGTGWVVVSQAFPFVLVIIPLFLVLKNLRLINSLPGLVMVYVVWALPFALWMLVGYVRAVPTELEEAAAVDGAGRVRTLVSITAPLLAPGIVATALFAFISAWNEFFFALVLLKTPEKQTLPVVLTHFLGAEGVADLGPLAAAAFLATLPSLVIFAIIQKRITGGMLAGAVKS from the coding sequence GTGAAGACGAGCAAAGGGGCCCGCGCGGGCCAGTACCTCGCACTGCTCGGTTATCTCGTCTTCCTGGCCTTCCCCTTCCTCTGGCTGATCTCCACCGCCTTCAAACCGGCCCGCGAGCTGGCGAGCCTGCACCCCACCTGGATACCCAAGGACCCCACCCTCGCCAACTTCCGCCAGGCCTTCGACGAACAGCCGCTGCTTCGCGCCGCGCTCAACTCGCTGATCGCGGCGCTCGGCGCGGCGGTCGTCGCCGTCGTCATCGCGACCCCGATGGCGTACGTCATGGCGCGGCACCGGACGCTGCTGGCGAAGGCCGGCACGGGGTGGGTCGTGGTGAGCCAGGCGTTCCCCTTCGTCCTCGTGATCATTCCGCTGTTCCTGGTGCTCAAGAACCTCCGGCTGATCAACTCACTGCCCGGGCTGGTCATGGTGTACGTGGTGTGGGCGCTGCCGTTCGCGCTGTGGATGCTGGTGGGGTACGTACGGGCCGTGCCCACCGAGCTGGAGGAGGCCGCCGCGGTGGACGGCGCGGGCCGGGTGCGGACGCTGGTCTCGATCACGGCACCGCTGCTCGCGCCGGGCATCGTGGCGACGGCGCTGTTCGCGTTCATCAGCGCGTGGAACGAGTTCTTCTTCGCGCTGGTGCTGCTCAAGACGCCGGAGAAACAGACTCTGCCGGTCGTCCTCACTCACTTCCTCGGGGCGGAGGGCGTCGCGGACCTCGGCCCGCTGGCCGCGGCGGCGTTCCTGGCGACCCTGCCGTCGCTCGTCATCTTCGCGATCATCCAGAAGCGGATCACGGGCGGCATGCTCGCCGGGGCGGTGAAGAGCTGA
- a CDS encoding carbohydrate ABC transporter permease, with product MTLATATRRSVKQATGRGGDRRPVDHGAWFLVLPALIPILVLSVGPLLYGIALAFTDAQSGRTASTRWIGVLNFQDLLHDTLFWDSFRIGLLWAVGVTVPQFLLALGLALLLNQELRFRWLARALAIVPWAMPEVVVGIMWRLVYNPDAGILNETLRDLGLGDGRDWLSGLGTALPAVIVVGVWAGMPQTTVALLAGLQNTPRELHEAAAMDGAGAWRRFLTVTWPALRPVALAITALNFIWNFNSFALVYVLTNGGPGGRTRLPMLFAYEEAFRYGQFGYAAAMGFVMVAVISVILAVYLVGRLRGDEDA from the coding sequence ATGACATTGGCGACCGCGACGAGGCGGTCGGTGAAGCAGGCGACCGGCAGGGGCGGGGACCGCCGTCCCGTCGATCACGGGGCGTGGTTCCTGGTGCTGCCCGCGCTGATCCCGATCCTGGTGCTCAGTGTCGGACCGCTGCTGTACGGGATCGCGTTGGCGTTCACCGACGCGCAGTCCGGGCGGACCGCGTCCACGCGGTGGATCGGGGTCCTCAACTTCCAGGACCTGCTGCACGACACGCTGTTCTGGGACTCGTTCCGGATCGGTCTGCTGTGGGCGGTCGGAGTGACCGTGCCGCAGTTCCTCCTCGCGCTCGGGCTCGCCCTGCTGCTCAACCAGGAGCTCCGATTCCGCTGGCTGGCGCGTGCCCTCGCGATCGTCCCCTGGGCGATGCCCGAGGTCGTCGTCGGCATCATGTGGCGGCTCGTCTACAACCCGGACGCGGGCATCCTCAACGAGACCCTGCGCGACCTCGGCCTCGGCGACGGCCGCGACTGGCTGAGCGGCCTCGGCACCGCCCTGCCCGCGGTGATCGTGGTCGGCGTCTGGGCGGGCATGCCGCAGACCACGGTGGCGCTGCTCGCCGGGCTGCAGAACACCCCGCGCGAACTCCACGAGGCGGCTGCGATGGACGGCGCGGGCGCCTGGCGCCGCTTCCTGACGGTCACCTGGCCCGCCCTGAGACCGGTCGCGCTCGCCATCACGGCGCTCAACTTCATCTGGAACTTCAACTCGTTCGCGCTGGTCTACGTGCTGACCAACGGAGGACCGGGAGGGCGTACCCGGCTCCCGATGCTCTTCGCGTACGAAGAGGCCTTCCGCTACGGGCAGTTCGGCTATGCGGCGGCGATGGGCTTTGTGATGGTCGCGGTGATCTCGGTGATCCTCGCGGTGTATCTCGTGGGCCGGCTGCGGGGAGATGAGGACGCGTGA
- a CDS encoding phosphotransferase enzyme family protein has protein sequence MDEARARDVLAMAGVLPGPVRDATLLALGENAVFAAGDLVVKVGRDAELLDRARRELDIAAWLADAGVPAVRAAEAKALLVEGHPVTVWHRLPDSVRPAEPRDLAELLRVVHALPSPSFALPPRELLGGVERWLRLAGDAIDPADAAYLRDRRDGFADAAAALTPHLPPGPIHGDALPRNVHVGPDGPVLVDLETFSADLREHDLVVMALSRDRYGLPAEAYDSFTEAYGWDVREWEGCSVLRGARETASCAWVAQHAPTNPKALAEFERRVASLRDGDETVRWYSF, from the coding sequence ATGGACGAGGCACGGGCGCGGGACGTACTGGCCATGGCGGGTGTGCTGCCGGGGCCGGTACGGGACGCAACGCTCCTCGCCCTGGGCGAGAACGCGGTGTTCGCCGCCGGTGACCTGGTGGTCAAGGTGGGGCGCGACGCCGAACTCCTCGACCGTGCGCGGCGGGAACTGGACATCGCGGCCTGGCTCGCCGACGCGGGCGTCCCCGCGGTGCGGGCCGCCGAGGCCAAGGCGCTGCTGGTGGAGGGTCACCCGGTGACGGTGTGGCACCGGCTGCCCGACTCCGTACGCCCCGCGGAGCCGCGGGATTTGGCCGAACTGCTACGGGTGGTGCACGCGCTGCCCTCCCCCTCGTTCGCCTTGCCGCCCCGCGAGCTGCTGGGCGGTGTGGAGCGCTGGCTGCGCCTGGCGGGCGACGCGATCGACCCCGCGGACGCGGCGTATCTGCGGGACAGGCGCGACGGCTTCGCGGATGCCGCGGCCGCGCTCACCCCGCATCTGCCACCGGGCCCGATCCACGGCGACGCGCTGCCCCGCAATGTCCATGTCGGCCCCGACGGCCCGGTCCTGGTCGACCTGGAGACCTTCTCCGCCGACCTGCGCGAGCACGACCTGGTGGTCATGGCCCTGTCCCGCGACCGCTATGGGCTCCCGGCCGAGGCGTACGACTCGTTCACCGAGGCATACGGCTGGGATGTCCGCGAGTGGGAGGGCTGCTCCGTGCTGCGGGGAGCCCGCGAGACCGCCAGCTGCGCCTGGGTCGCCCAGCACGCGCCGACCAACCCCAAGGCCCTCGCCGAGTTCGAACGCCGGGTGGCGTCGCTGCGGGACGGGGACGAGACGGTGCGCTGGTATTCCTTCTGA
- a CDS encoding 3'-5' exonuclease, whose product MGWHRELLIGFDLETTGTDPREARIVTGAVIEVRGGEPIGRREWLADPGVEIPVDAVAVHGITNERAAADGRPADQVADAIAEVLVGYWKTGVPVVAYNATFDLTLLSAELRRHGLPSLRERLGGIDPAPVIDPYTIDRSVDRYRRGKRNLEAVCTEYGVALESAHDASADALAAARLACAIAGRHPKVAALGPAELHRRQIEWYAEWAADFQSFLRRKGDAEAVVDGTWPLRDLADEKV is encoded by the coding sequence ATGGGCTGGCACCGGGAGCTGCTGATCGGCTTCGACCTGGAGACGACCGGGACCGATCCGCGCGAGGCGCGCATCGTCACGGGTGCCGTGATCGAGGTCAGGGGCGGAGAGCCGATAGGGCGCCGCGAATGGCTGGCCGATCCGGGCGTGGAGATTCCGGTGGACGCGGTGGCCGTGCACGGGATCACCAATGAGCGGGCGGCCGCCGACGGCAGGCCCGCCGACCAGGTCGCCGACGCGATCGCGGAGGTCCTCGTCGGGTACTGGAAGACGGGCGTTCCGGTCGTCGCCTACAACGCGACCTTCGATCTGACCCTGCTCTCCGCCGAACTGCGGAGGCACGGACTGCCGTCGCTGCGCGAGCGGCTCGGCGGCATCGACCCCGCCCCGGTCATCGACCCCTACACGATCGACCGCTCCGTGGACCGCTACCGCCGGGGCAAGCGCAACCTCGAAGCGGTCTGCACGGAGTACGGGGTGGCGCTGGAGTCCGCCCACGACGCCTCGGCCGACGCGCTCGCCGCGGCCCGGCTCGCCTGCGCGATAGCCGGCCGCCACCCGAAGGTCGCGGCTCTCGGCCCGGCGGAGCTGCACCGCCGCCAGATCGAGTGGTACGCCGAGTGGGCCGCCGACTTCCAGAGCTTCCTGCGCCGCAAGGGGGACGCTGAGGCGGTGGTGGACGGGACATGGCCGCTGCGGGACCTGGCGGACGAGAAGGTCTGA
- a CDS encoding SAV2148 family HEPN domain-containing protein encodes MGSGGLELPPGDEGHEGNSTDVPPGAVSLARPMEMGSIGPELDWGADAWREVRTRAQRAGRAYIWLNLVEQRLRAVVAAVLRPIYEPVHGDEWVVAAAGPAGQEWVQRAVAVREVSRRKGYLLDPADDNVLSFLTLPQLRELMVQHWPCFEPYFDERRDVELALDELEVTRNVVSRNRALSEAVLGQAERAAAKLLEILGAGSDVPSARRLPVDAVEDLVGDRYADVVGVHSDRVRLLRQFPAEDLFGGARRLDAIGIGLNLLVQNFSGRRLVRLAESGCRVRLLFLNPASSAVKRRERELGIKRGELSRAVEMNILHMRRVRSKLRDPGAFEIQVFDETPRFTAYLVDGDGSDGVAVVQSYLRRTRGMEAPVLVLRGGGRVVKPGDTDEEGLFPTYREEFEVAWADSRPVS; translated from the coding sequence GTGGGCTCGGGAGGGCTGGAGTTGCCTCCTGGTGACGAGGGTCACGAGGGGAACTCCACAGATGTCCCACCCGGCGCGGTGTCCCTGGCGCGGCCGATGGAAATGGGATCCATTGGACCGGAGTTGGACTGGGGTGCCGACGCCTGGCGCGAGGTGCGTACGCGCGCTCAGCGAGCCGGGCGCGCCTACATCTGGCTGAACCTGGTCGAACAGCGGCTGCGCGCGGTCGTGGCCGCTGTTCTCCGTCCCATCTACGAACCCGTCCACGGCGACGAGTGGGTGGTCGCCGCCGCCGGGCCCGCCGGGCAGGAGTGGGTGCAGCGCGCGGTCGCCGTACGCGAAGTCAGCCGCCGCAAGGGGTACTTGCTCGATCCCGCCGACGACAACGTGCTCAGCTTCCTTACGCTGCCGCAGCTGCGCGAGCTGATGGTGCAGCACTGGCCGTGCTTCGAGCCCTACTTCGACGAGCGCCGCGACGTCGAACTCGCGCTGGACGAGCTGGAAGTCACCCGGAACGTGGTCTCCCGCAACCGGGCCCTGTCCGAGGCGGTGCTGGGCCAGGCGGAGCGGGCCGCGGCGAAACTCCTGGAGATACTCGGCGCGGGCAGCGATGTGCCCTCCGCGCGACGGCTGCCCGTCGACGCGGTGGAGGACCTGGTCGGCGACCGGTACGCGGACGTCGTCGGCGTGCACTCGGACCGGGTGCGGCTGCTGCGCCAGTTCCCCGCCGAGGACCTCTTCGGCGGCGCCCGCCGCCTCGACGCCATCGGTATCGGCCTCAACCTGCTGGTGCAGAACTTCTCCGGGCGGCGGCTCGTACGCCTCGCCGAGTCCGGCTGCCGGGTACGGCTGCTGTTCCTGAACCCCGCCTCCAGCGCGGTCAAGCGGCGCGAGCGCGAACTCGGCATCAAGCGCGGAGAGTTGAGCCGCGCCGTCGAGATGAACATCCTGCACATGCGCCGGGTGCGGTCCAAACTGCGTGACCCGGGCGCCTTCGAGATCCAGGTCTTCGACGAGACGCCCCGCTTCACCGCCTACCTCGTGGACGGCGACGGCTCGGACGGCGTCGCGGTCGTGCAGTCGTATCTGCGCCGCACGCGCGGCATGGAGGCGCCGGTGCTCGTCCTGCGTGGCGGCGGCCGGGTGGTCAAACCGGGCGACACGGACGAAGAGGGACTTTTCCCGACCTATCGCGAGGAGTTCGAGGTGGCTTGGGCGGATTCGCGTCCTGTGTCCTGA
- a CDS encoding copper amine oxidase, whose amino-acid sequence MRVNRNSRARSRTAVGLSALALAAGATTAAGPAVAQPKAASAAAADCSAAYKIEQKLSTGTTWRMCWHYESEAGLVLENISYQPPGEAQPIKVLASAKLAQIDVPYDDGSVEYSDLTGAGFGQGLVDMVPAECPGGTIKTVKVPDAWDPTHANVKGLCTTTRSRGHAYRMEADTGNKVFQKQGKDLLIYTVNKVGWYEYITEWRFQDDGTLNMNVGATGSLSPGDYDAGDGRGWPLGKGAKAYATSHSHNIFWRLNFDLDGSSKAKVEQYDSAVSPPAQGAEAPSKKTTLTKITKELAGDAKNSRWWRLVSNTGKNKDEHARSYEIVPGATTKYLGRPFTKHDIYFTEYNKCEQFASDNLRNCGAGHGKSVDKWIGGQTLTHPVVWVNSGFHHIARDEDQQPMPVHWQGFSIAPRDVTAMNPLTPPELADQNGHVENGS is encoded by the coding sequence AGCCGGACGGCGGTGGGCCTCTCCGCGCTCGCCCTCGCCGCCGGGGCGACGACAGCCGCGGGACCGGCCGTCGCCCAGCCCAAGGCCGCCTCCGCGGCGGCCGCCGACTGCAGCGCGGCGTACAAGATCGAGCAGAAGCTCTCCACCGGCACCACCTGGCGGATGTGCTGGCACTACGAGAGCGAGGCCGGGCTCGTCCTGGAGAACATCTCCTACCAGCCCCCCGGCGAGGCCCAGCCGATCAAGGTCCTCGCCAGCGCGAAGCTCGCCCAGATCGACGTCCCCTACGACGACGGCTCGGTCGAGTACAGCGACCTCACGGGCGCCGGCTTCGGTCAGGGCCTGGTCGACATGGTGCCCGCCGAGTGTCCGGGCGGCACCATCAAGACGGTCAAGGTGCCCGACGCCTGGGACCCGACGCACGCCAACGTCAAGGGCCTGTGCACCACGACCCGTTCGCGCGGTCACGCCTACCGCATGGAGGCCGACACGGGGAACAAGGTCTTCCAGAAGCAGGGCAAGGACCTGTTGATCTACACGGTCAACAAGGTCGGCTGGTACGAGTACATCACCGAGTGGCGCTTCCAGGACGACGGCACCCTCAACATGAACGTCGGTGCCACCGGCAGCCTCTCGCCCGGTGACTACGACGCGGGCGACGGCCGCGGCTGGCCGCTCGGCAAGGGCGCCAAGGCTTACGCCACCAGCCACAGCCACAACATCTTCTGGCGGCTCAACTTCGACCTCGACGGCTCCTCCAAGGCCAAGGTCGAGCAGTACGACTCCGCGGTCAGCCCTCCCGCGCAGGGCGCCGAGGCCCCGAGCAAGAAGACCACGCTCACGAAGATCACCAAGGAACTCGCGGGCGACGCGAAGAACTCGCGCTGGTGGCGCCTCGTCAGCAACACCGGCAAGAACAAGGACGAGCACGCCCGCTCGTACGAGATCGTCCCGGGCGCGACCACCAAGTACCTCGGCCGCCCCTTCACCAAGCACGACATCTACTTCACCGAGTACAACAAGTGCGAGCAGTTCGCCAGCGACAACCTGCGCAACTGCGGTGCCGGACACGGCAAGTCGGTCGACAAGTGGATCGGCGGGCAGACGCTCACGCACCCCGTGGTCTGGGTGAACTCGGGCTTCCACCACATCGCGCGCGACGAGGACCAGCAGCCCATGCCGGTCCACTGGCAGGGCTTCTCCATCGCCCCGCGTGACGTCACCGCTATGAATCCGCTCACTCCGCCGGAGCTGGCGGACCAGAACGGGCATGTGGAAAACGGTAGTTGA